In Polaromonas sp. JS666, one genomic interval encodes:
- a CDS encoding bifunctional aconitate hydratase 2/2-methylisocitrate dehydratase, whose translation MSSEFLQSYRNHVAERAVAGIPPLPLSAQQTGEVIELLKNPPKGEEAFLVDLITHRVPAGVDDAAKVKASYLAAVAHGTEKCALISREKATQLLGTMLGGYNISPMIALLDDAEDSVATQAASGLKNTLLMFDQFHDVQEKSDKGNKYAKAVLQSWADAEWFTSRPEVPESIKLTVFKVAGEINTDDLSPAPDAWSRPDIPLHALAMHKNARPGVTPEEDGKRGPVKFIEELKAKGNLVAYVGDVVGTGSSRKSATNSVLWWTGQDIPYVPNKRFGGVCLGGKIAPIFYNTMEDSGALPIELDVSQMAMGDVIELRPYEGKALKDGKVIAEFKLKSDVLFDEVRAGGRIPLIVGRGLTAKARAALGLPVSTQFRLPQNPVDSGRGFTLAQKMVGRAVGLPEGQGVRPGTYCEPKMTSVGSQDTTGPMTRDELKDLACLGFSSDLVMQSFCHTAAYPKPVDVKMHHELPDFISTRGGISLRPGDGIIHSWLNRMLLPDTVGTGGDSHTRFPIGISFPAGSGLVAFGAATGVMPLDMPESVLVRFKGEMQPGITLRDLVNAIPLYAIKAGLLTVAKQGKKNIFSGRILEIEGLPDLKVEQAFELSDASAERSAGGCTVHLNKEPIIEYITSNITMLKWMIATGYSDVRTINRRIAAMEAWLADPQLLKGDADAEYAAVIEIDLADIHEPIVACPNDPDDVKTLADVAGSKIDEVFIGSCMTNIGHFRAASKLLENKRDIPVKLWMAPPTKMDAKQLTEEGHYGVLGSAGARMEMPGCSLCMGNQAQVKEGATVFSTSTRNFPNRLGKNSNVYLGSAELAAICSKLGRIPTKAEYMADMGVLTAASSTVYQYLNFDKVKDYTDMADTVKDGVAA comes from the coding sequence ATGTCGTCCGAGTTCTTGCAAAGCTACCGCAACCATGTCGCCGAGCGCGCCGTTGCGGGCATTCCACCGCTGCCGCTGTCCGCCCAGCAAACCGGCGAGGTCATTGAACTGCTGAAAAACCCGCCCAAGGGCGAGGAAGCATTTCTGGTTGATCTCATCACTCACCGCGTTCCCGCCGGTGTGGATGACGCCGCCAAGGTCAAGGCCAGCTACCTGGCGGCCGTGGCGCATGGCACGGAAAAATGCGCGCTGATCTCGCGCGAAAAAGCCACGCAATTGCTGGGCACCATGCTGGGCGGCTACAACATCAGCCCGATGATTGCGCTGCTTGACGACGCCGAAGACAGTGTGGCCACGCAGGCGGCCAGCGGCCTGAAGAACACCCTGCTGATGTTCGACCAGTTCCATGACGTCCAGGAAAAATCCGACAAGGGCAACAAATACGCCAAGGCCGTGCTGCAAAGCTGGGCCGACGCCGAATGGTTCACCAGCCGCCCCGAGGTGCCTGAATCCATCAAGCTGACCGTGTTCAAGGTGGCCGGGGAAATCAATACTGACGACCTGTCACCCGCGCCCGACGCCTGGAGCCGCCCCGATATTCCACTGCATGCGCTGGCCATGCACAAGAATGCCCGTCCTGGCGTCACGCCCGAAGAAGACGGCAAGCGCGGCCCGGTCAAGTTCATCGAAGAGCTCAAGGCCAAGGGCAACCTGGTGGCCTATGTGGGCGACGTGGTGGGCACGGGTTCATCGCGCAAGTCAGCGACCAACTCGGTGCTGTGGTGGACCGGCCAGGACATCCCCTATGTGCCCAACAAGCGATTTGGCGGCGTCTGCCTGGGCGGCAAGATCGCCCCGATCTTCTACAACACCATGGAAGACTCCGGCGCGCTGCCGATCGAGCTCGACGTGAGCCAGATGGCCATGGGCGACGTGATCGAGTTGCGCCCCTACGAAGGCAAGGCATTGAAAGACGGCAAGGTGATTGCCGAGTTCAAGCTCAAAAGCGATGTGCTGTTTGACGAAGTGCGCGCCGGTGGCCGCATTCCGCTGATCGTCGGCCGCGGCCTGACCGCCAAGGCGCGTGCGGCGCTGGGCCTGCCCGTGTCTACCCAGTTCCGCCTGCCGCAAAACCCTGTTGACAGCGGCCGCGGCTTCACGCTGGCGCAAAAAATGGTCGGCCGGGCGGTTGGTCTGCCTGAAGGCCAGGGTGTGCGTCCTGGTACCTACTGTGAACCCAAGATGACATCTGTCGGTTCGCAGGACACCACCGGCCCGATGACGCGCGACGAACTGAAAGACCTGGCTTGCCTGGGCTTCAGTTCCGACCTGGTGATGCAGTCCTTCTGCCACACCGCGGCCTATCCGAAACCGGTGGACGTGAAGATGCACCACGAGTTGCCTGACTTCATCAGCACGCGAGGCGGCATTTCGCTGCGTCCCGGCGACGGCATCATCCACAGCTGGCTCAACCGCATGCTGTTGCCCGACACCGTGGGCACCGGCGGCGACAGCCATACCCGTTTCCCCATCGGCATCAGCTTCCCCGCGGGTTCCGGCCTCGTGGCTTTCGGCGCCGCCACCGGCGTGATGCCGCTGGACATGCCGGAATCGGTGCTGGTCCGCTTCAAGGGCGAAATGCAGCCCGGCATCACGCTGCGCGACCTGGTCAATGCGATCCCGCTGTACGCCATCAAGGCCGGCTTGCTGACGGTCGCCAAGCAAGGCAAGAAGAACATCTTCTCGGGCCGAATCCTGGAGATTGAAGGCTTGCCTGACCTGAAGGTGGAGCAGGCGTTTGAACTGAGCGATGCATCGGCCGAGCGCTCCGCCGGCGGTTGCACGGTGCACCTGAACAAGGAGCCCATCATCGAATACATCACCAGCAACATCACGATGCTGAAATGGATGATTGCGACGGGTTACTCGGATGTGCGCACCATCAACCGCCGCATCGCCGCCATGGAAGCCTGGCTGGCCGACCCGCAATTGCTCAAAGGCGATGCGGACGCCGAATACGCCGCCGTGATCGAAATCGACCTGGCCGACATCCACGAACCCATCGTGGCCTGCCCGAACGATCCGGACGACGTGAAGACGCTGGCCGACGTGGCGGGCTCCAAGATCGACGAAGTGTTCATCGGTTCCTGCATGACCAACATCGGCCATTTCCGCGCCGCGTCCAAGCTGCTCGAAAACAAGCGCGACATTCCCGTGAAACTCTGGATGGCTCCACCGACCAAGATGGATGCCAAGCAGCTGACCGAAGAAGGCCATTACGGCGTGCTGGGTTCTGCCGGCGCGCGCATGGAAATGCCGGGTTGCAGCCTGTGCATGGGCAACCAGGCGCAGGTGAAAGAGGGCGCGACGGTGTTCTCCACGTCCACCCGCAACTTCCCCAACCGTCTGGGCAAGAACTCCAATGTGTACCTGGGCTCCGCCGAGCTGGCCGCGATCTGTTCCAAGCTCGGCCGCATCCCGACCAAGGCCGAGTACATGGCCGACATGGGCGTGTTGACGGCGGCCAGCAGCACCGTGTACCAGTACCTGAACTTTGACAAGGTCAAGGATTACACGGACATGGCAGACACCGTGAAAGACGGCGTGGCAGCGTAA
- a CDS encoding HpcH/HpaI aldolase/citrate lyase family protein, with translation MRRAGPPQASTAPSGGSEVREATSVGASVHPRDVLLGAQAATGFLPVCDHYSGVEARMRKSLQLQAEMCEEFGACVFDVTLDCEDGAPVGGEADHAAMVVALATLASDKARVAVRVHAVDHPAFESDMATIASKLAQRLSHIMVPKVESVDDVIRAEQALIAASADALPLHVLIESPLAVHNAFDIAAHPRVQSLSFGLMDFVSAHGGAIPAEGMSSQGQFTHPLVVRAKLEIASACHAHGKVPSHCVVTEFNDAAAMTTAARHAARQLGYTRMWSIHPNQIRPILEAFAPSEGEIEDATKMIAAAQRADWAPISFEGKLHDRASYRYYWQVLERAHQTGRALPAEAQTYFQTAHS, from the coding sequence GTGCGCCGCGCCGGGCCGCCCCAAGCAAGCACAGCCCCCTCGGGGGGCAGCGAAGTACGCGAAGCGACAAGCGTGGGGGCCAGTGTTCATCCGCGCGACGTTCTCCTCGGCGCTCAGGCCGCTACGGGTTTCTTGCCGGTCTGCGACCATTACAGTGGCGTGGAGGCGCGGATGCGCAAAAGCCTGCAACTGCAGGCTGAAATGTGCGAGGAGTTTGGCGCCTGCGTTTTTGACGTGACGCTGGACTGCGAAGACGGCGCACCCGTAGGCGGCGAGGCCGACCACGCGGCCATGGTGGTAGCACTGGCCACGCTTGCCAGCGACAAAGCCCGGGTGGCCGTTCGCGTGCATGCCGTGGACCACCCCGCTTTTGAGTCCGACATGGCCACCATTGCCAGCAAGCTGGCGCAACGGCTTTCGCACATCATGGTGCCCAAGGTCGAGTCGGTCGATGACGTGATCAGGGCAGAACAGGCGCTCATCGCCGCATCGGCCGACGCCCTGCCGCTGCATGTGCTGATCGAATCGCCGCTCGCAGTGCACAACGCCTTTGACATTGCAGCCCATCCGCGGGTGCAGTCGCTCAGCTTCGGGCTGATGGATTTTGTCTCTGCCCATGGCGGTGCGATTCCAGCAGAAGGCATGAGCAGCCAGGGCCAGTTTACCCACCCCCTCGTGGTGCGTGCCAAGCTGGAGATTGCCTCCGCCTGCCACGCCCATGGCAAGGTGCCCTCGCACTGTGTTGTCACGGAATTCAATGACGCAGCAGCGATGACCACCGCCGCCCGCCATGCCGCCCGTCAGTTGGGCTACACCCGCATGTGGAGCATTCACCCCAACCAGATCCGCCCCATCCTGGAGGCCTTTGCGCCCAGCGAGGGCGAGATTGAAGATGCTACGAAAATGATAGCTGCCGCTCAAAGGGCTGATTGGGCTCCCATCAGTTTTGAAGGTAAATTGCACGACCGCGCGAGTTACCGTTATTACTGGCAGGTGCTGGAGCGCGCGCACCAGACGGGTCGGGCACTGCCCGCCGAAGCCCAGACTTATTTCCAGACCGCTCATTCCTGA
- a CDS encoding malate dehydrogenase → MSKKPVRVAVTGAAGQIGYALLFRIASGEMLGKDQPVILQLLEVPVEGPQKALKGVMMELDDCAFPLLAGMEAHSDPMTAFKDADYALLVGSRPRGPGMERAELLAVNGAIFTAQGKALNAVASRNVKVLVVGNPANTNAYIAMKSAPDLPRKNFTAMLRLDHNRAASQIAAKTGKAVADIEKLTVWGNHSPTMYADYRFATINGESVAKMINDQEWNANVFLPTVGKRGAAIIEARGLSSAASAANAAIDHMRDWALGTNGKWVTMGIPSDGQYGIPKDTMFGFPVTCENGEYKLVEGLEIDAFSQERINKTLEELQGEQAGVAHLL, encoded by the coding sequence ATGAGCAAAAAACCCGTCCGTGTTGCCGTCACTGGTGCAGCTGGTCAAATCGGTTATGCCTTGTTGTTCCGTATCGCCTCTGGCGAGATGCTCGGCAAGGACCAGCCCGTCATTCTGCAATTGCTCGAAGTGCCGGTTGAAGGCCCCCAGAAAGCGCTCAAGGGCGTGATGATGGAGCTTGACGACTGCGCATTCCCGCTGCTGGCCGGCATGGAGGCGCACAGTGACCCGATGACCGCGTTCAAGGATGCCGACTACGCGCTGCTGGTCGGTTCGCGCCCGCGCGGCCCCGGCATGGAGCGCGCTGAACTGCTGGCCGTCAACGGCGCCATCTTCACCGCGCAAGGCAAAGCCCTCAACGCCGTGGCCAGCCGCAACGTCAAGGTGCTGGTGGTCGGCAATCCGGCCAATACCAACGCCTACATCGCCATGAAGAGCGCGCCCGACCTGCCGCGCAAGAACTTCACCGCCATGCTGCGCCTGGATCACAACCGTGCCGCCAGCCAGATCGCTGCCAAGACCGGCAAGGCCGTGGCTGACATTGAAAAACTCACCGTCTGGGGCAACCACTCGCCCACGATGTACGCCGACTACCGTTTTGCCACCATCAACGGCGAAAGCGTGGCCAAGATGATCAACGACCAGGAATGGAACGCCAATGTGTTCCTGCCCACCGTGGGCAAGCGTGGCGCCGCCATCATTGAAGCCCGTGGTTTGTCGTCGGCGGCCTCGGCTGCCAACGCCGCCATCGACCACATGCGCGACTGGGCTCTCGGCACCAATGGCAAATGGGTCACCATGGGCATCCCGTCGGACGGCCAGTATGGCATCCCGAAAGACACGATGTTCGGTTTCCCCGTGACCTGCGAAAACGGCGAGTACAAACTGGTCGAAGGCCTGGAGATTGACGCGTTCAGCCAGGAGCGTATCAACAAGACGCTGGAAGAATTGCAAGGCGAGCAGGCCGGCGTTGCCCATTTGCTTTAA
- a CDS encoding GntR family transcriptional regulator, whose product MTAIPASSVDDFAGATPAFSPLYQQIKGLILQSLQSGEWKPGEAIPSEMELAARYRVSQGTVRKAIDELATDNLVVRRQGKGTFVATHAEQHVQFRFLKLVPDSGVPGSEGPAQRDIIDCRRIRASADIARALALRTGDAVLQARRVLSFAGTPTILEDLWLPAAPFKGLTAERLADYHGPMYALFETEFNVRMVRAEEKIRAEPAIDGRELLLQVAPGTPLLSVERIAYTYNDVPMELRRGYYRTDTHHYHNTLS is encoded by the coding sequence ATGACCGCCATTCCCGCCTCGTCTGTCGATGATTTTGCAGGTGCCACGCCGGCGTTCAGTCCGTTGTACCAGCAAATCAAGGGCCTGATCCTGCAAAGCCTGCAGTCGGGCGAATGGAAACCCGGCGAAGCCATTCCATCCGAAATGGAACTGGCCGCCCGCTACCGCGTCAGCCAGGGCACGGTGCGCAAGGCCATTGACGAGCTGGCCACCGACAACCTGGTGGTGCGCCGCCAGGGCAAAGGCACTTTTGTAGCCACGCATGCAGAGCAGCATGTGCAGTTCCGCTTCCTGAAGCTCGTGCCCGACTCCGGCGTTCCGGGCAGCGAAGGCCCCGCCCAGCGTGACATCATCGACTGCCGGCGCATCCGCGCCAGCGCCGACATTGCACGCGCCCTGGCGCTGCGTACCGGCGACGCGGTGCTGCAGGCGCGCCGGGTGCTGAGTTTTGCAGGCACGCCCACCATCCTGGAAGACCTGTGGCTACCGGCGGCCCCCTTCAAGGGCCTGACTGCCGAACGCCTGGCCGACTACCACGGCCCGATGTACGCCCTGTTTGAGACCGAGTTCAACGTGCGCATGGTTCGCGCCGAAGAAAAAATACGGGCCGAGCCCGCTATTGATGGGCGTGAGCTGCTATTACAAGTAGCGCCTGGCACCCCGCTGCTGAGCGTGGAGCGCATTGCCTATACCTACAACGACGTTCCCATGGAGCTGCGGCGCGGCTATTACCGCACCGACACCCACCACTATCACAACACTCTGAGTTGA
- the sdhC gene encoding succinate dehydrogenase, cytochrome b556 subunit — protein MSESATTVAKKRPEFRNINAFTDLPSYRLPLAGLVSILHRISGAIMFLLMPFIIWMFDTSISSEISFSRFKSAFNAGMLGLPGFLWKLVALALIWAYLHHFIAGLRHLWMDTSHAAVSKEFGKSSAAVTLAVSIGLTLVLGAKLFGLY, from the coding sequence ATGTCCGAATCAGCGACAACCGTAGCGAAGAAGCGGCCCGAGTTCCGCAACATCAACGCCTTTACCGACCTCCCCAGCTACCGCCTGCCCCTCGCCGGCCTTGTCTCCATCCTCCACCGCATCAGCGGGGCCATCATGTTTTTGCTGATGCCCTTCATCATCTGGATGTTCGACACCTCGATATCGTCGGAAATCTCCTTCTCCAGATTCAAGTCCGCATTCAACGCGGGCATGCTCGGCCTGCCGGGCTTCCTCTGGAAGCTCGTCGCGCTGGCACTGATTTGGGCCTACCTGCACCATTTCATCGCAGGGCTTCGCCACTTGTGGATGGACACCAGCCATGCGGCCGTCAGCAAGGAATTCGGCAAGTCATCAGCCGCCGTCACGCTGGCCGTGAGCATTGGCCTCACGCTCGTGCTCGGCGCCAAGCTGTTTGGCCTTTACTAA
- the sdhD gene encoding succinate dehydrogenase, hydrophobic membrane anchor protein, with the protein MSVNYGSKRIVVGAHYGLRDWLAQRVTAALMALFTLLVLAQILFSKGPIGYDKWAGIFSSQWMKVLTFTIIIALLWHVWVGMRDIWMDYIKPVGLRLGLQVFTMVWLVACAGWGIQVLWRL; encoded by the coding sequence ATGTCTGTCAATTACGGCTCCAAGCGCATTGTTGTCGGCGCTCACTATGGCCTGCGCGACTGGCTGGCCCAGCGCGTGACCGCGGCCCTGATGGCCCTGTTCACCCTGCTGGTACTGGCCCAGATCCTTTTCAGCAAAGGCCCCATCGGCTACGACAAATGGGCCGGCATTTTCTCATCGCAGTGGATGAAGGTGCTGACCTTCACCATCATCATCGCCCTGCTCTGGCACGTGTGGGTCGGCATGCGCGATATCTGGATGGACTACATCAAGCCGGTCGGGCTGCGCCTGGGCCTGCAGGTGTTCACCATGGTCTGGCTGGTGGCGTGCGCCGGCTGGGGCATCCAGGTCCTGTGGCGCCTGTGA
- the sdhA gene encoding succinate dehydrogenase flavoprotein subunit: MTATSKLPKRKFDVVIVGAGGSGMRASLQLARAGLNVAVLSKVFPTRSHTVAAQGGIGASLGNMSEDNWHYHFFDTVKGSDWLGDQDAIEYMCREAPKVVYDLEHMGMPFDRNPDGTIYQRPFGGHTANYGEKPVQRACAAADRTGHAMLHTLYQQNVKEKTSFFVEWLAMDLIRDADGDVVGVTALEMETGDVHIFEAKTTLLATGGAGRIFAASTNAFINTGDGLGMAARAGIPLEDMEFWQFHPTGVHGAGVLLTEGCRGEGAILRNSNGERFMERYAPAYKDLAPRDYVSRCMDQEIKEGRGCGPNKDYINLDMTHLGAETIMKRLPSVFEIGHNFANVDITKEPIPVVPTIHYQMGGIPTNIHGQVVTQNADNKSEVVNGLYAVGECSCVSVHGANRLGTNSLLDLLVFGRAAGNHIVEFNNANKMHKPLPADAADLTLARIARLDNASGGEYAQDVANDIRTAMQTHAGVFRTQALMDEGVTKIAALRERVKNIGLKDKSKIFNTARIEALEVENLIEAAEATIVSAAARHESRGAHSVDDYGDTPEHPNGRNDTDWHKHTLWHSEGSRLSYKPVQMKPLTVESVPLKVRSF, from the coding sequence ATGACCGCTACCTCCAAACTCCCCAAGCGTAAATTTGACGTTGTGATCGTCGGTGCCGGCGGCTCCGGCATGCGCGCTTCGCTGCAGCTCGCACGCGCCGGCCTGAACGTGGCCGTGCTGTCCAAGGTGTTCCCCACGCGCTCCCATACGGTGGCCGCACAAGGCGGCATTGGCGCCTCGCTCGGCAACATGTCGGAAGACAACTGGCACTATCACTTCTTCGACACCGTCAAGGGTTCCGACTGGCTCGGCGACCAGGACGCGATTGAATACATGTGCCGTGAAGCACCCAAGGTGGTGTACGACCTCGAACACATGGGCATGCCGTTCGACCGCAACCCGGATGGCACGATTTACCAGCGCCCCTTCGGCGGCCATACCGCCAACTACGGCGAAAAGCCGGTGCAGCGCGCCTGCGCCGCTGCCGATCGCACCGGCCACGCCATGCTGCACACGCTGTACCAGCAAAACGTCAAGGAAAAAACCAGCTTCTTCGTGGAATGGCTGGCCATGGACCTGATCCGCGACGCCGATGGCGATGTCGTGGGCGTGACCGCACTGGAAATGGAAACCGGTGACGTGCATATCTTCGAAGCCAAGACCACCCTGCTAGCCACCGGTGGCGCCGGCCGCATTTTTGCCGCATCCACCAACGCGTTCATCAACACCGGCGACGGCCTGGGCATGGCCGCGCGTGCCGGCATCCCGCTGGAAGACATGGAGTTCTGGCAGTTCCACCCCACCGGCGTGCATGGCGCCGGCGTGCTGCTGACCGAGGGCTGCCGCGGCGAAGGCGCCATTTTGCGCAACAGCAACGGCGAACGCTTCATGGAGCGCTATGCGCCCGCCTACAAGGATCTGGCGCCGCGTGACTACGTATCGCGCTGCATGGATCAGGAAATCAAGGAAGGTCGCGGCTGCGGTCCCAACAAGGACTACATCAATCTTGACATGACCCACCTGGGCGCCGAGACCATCATGAAGCGCCTGCCGTCGGTGTTCGAGATTGGCCACAACTTTGCCAACGTCGACATCACCAAGGAGCCAATCCCCGTGGTGCCCACCATCCACTACCAGATGGGCGGCATTCCGACCAACATCCATGGCCAGGTGGTCACGCAGAACGCCGACAACAAGAGCGAAGTCGTCAACGGCCTCTATGCCGTGGGCGAATGCTCCTGCGTCAGCGTGCACGGCGCCAACCGCCTGGGCACCAATTCGCTGCTGGACCTGCTGGTGTTCGGCCGCGCTGCCGGCAACCACATTGTTGAATTCAACAACGCCAACAAAATGCACAAACCGCTGCCAGCCGACGCGGCCGACCTGACGCTGGCGCGTATCGCACGGCTGGACAACGCGAGTGGCGGCGAGTATGCCCAGGATGTGGCCAACGACATCCGCACGGCCATGCAGACGCATGCCGGCGTGTTCCGCACCCAGGCCCTGATGGACGAGGGCGTCACCAAAATCGCGGCCTTGCGCGAACGTGTGAAGAACATCGGCCTGAAGGACAAGTCAAAAATCTTCAACACCGCACGCATCGAAGCACTGGAAGTGGAAAACCTGATCGAGGCGGCAGAGGCCACCATCGTGTCGGCCGCTGCCCGCCATGAAAGCCGGGGCGCGCACTCGGTTGATGACTACGGCGATACGCCAGAGCATCCCAATGGCCGCAACGACACCGACTGGCACAAGCACACGCTGTGGCACAGCGAGGGCAGCCGCCTGAGCTACAAGCCCGTGCAGATGAAGCCGCTGACGGTTGAGTCCGTGCCGCTCAAAGTGCGCAGCTTCTAA
- a CDS encoding succinate dehydrogenase iron-sulfur subunit: MSKRTFQIYRYDPDTDAKPYMQTIEVELDGSERMLLDALMKLKAQDPSISFRRSCREGVCGSDAMNINGKNGLACLTNMRTLPGTIVLKPLPGLPVVRDLIVDMTQFFKQYNSIKPYLINDNVPPEKERLQSPEERDELNGLYECILCASCSTSCPSFWWNPDKFVGPAGLLQAYRFIADSRDEATAERLDNLEDPYRLFRCHTIMNCVDVCPKGLNPTRAIGKIKEMMVLRAV, translated from the coding sequence ATGTCAAAACGTACCTTCCAGATCTACCGCTACGACCCGGACACCGACGCCAAGCCCTACATGCAGACCATCGAGGTGGAACTCGACGGCAGCGAACGCATGCTGCTGGACGCCCTGATGAAGCTCAAGGCCCAGGATCCGAGCATCAGCTTTCGCCGCTCCTGCCGCGAAGGCGTTTGCGGCTCCGACGCGATGAACATCAACGGCAAGAACGGCCTGGCCTGCCTGACCAACATGCGCACGCTGCCCGGCACCATTGTCCTGAAGCCGCTGCCCGGCCTGCCCGTGGTGCGCGACCTGATTGTCGACATGACGCAGTTCTTCAAGCAGTACAACTCGATCAAGCCCTACCTGATCAACGATAACGTACCGCCCGAAAAAGAGCGCCTGCAAAGCCCCGAGGAGCGCGACGAGCTCAACGGCCTTTACGAGTGCATCCTGTGCGCCAGCTGCTCCACCTCCTGCCCCAGCTTCTGGTGGAATCCCGACAAGTTTGTCGGTCCTGCCGGCCTGCTGCAGGCTTACCGTTTCATTGCCGACAGCCGCGATGAAGCCACGGCCGAGCGGCTCGACAACCTGGAAGACCCGTACCGGCTGTTCCGCTGCCACACCATCATGAACTGCGTCGATGTCTGCCCCAAGGGCCTGAACCCGACCCGGGCCATTGGCAAGATCAAGGAAATGATGGTCCTGCGCGCAGTCTGA
- a CDS encoding succinate dehydrogenase assembly factor 2 gives MEAPDVLLDERSLSKLKWRCRRGLLENDLLIEKFFARHEATLSVRQAKGLNDLMDLSDNDLLDLLLKRREPDQLPDADALASASTSEALEVLNLLRTAAAGRVAVSM, from the coding sequence ATGGAAGCCCCTGACGTTTTGCTCGATGAGCGCTCCCTGAGCAAGCTCAAGTGGCGCTGCCGCCGGGGCCTGCTGGAAAACGATCTGCTGATCGAAAAGTTCTTTGCCCGCCACGAAGCGACGCTCAGCGTCAGGCAGGCTAAAGGCTTGAATGATTTAATGGACTTGTCCGACAACGATTTGCTGGACCTGCTGTTAAAACGTCGGGAACCTGATCAGCTTCCCGATGCCGATGCGTTGGCAAGCGCCTCTACTTCCGAAGCGCTTGAGGTTTTAAACTTGCTGCGTACCGCAGCGGCCGGCCGCGTGGCTGTTTCCATGTGA
- the gltA gene encoding citrate synthase has translation MKLADNKATLSFSNGSPSVDLPVYHGSVGPDVVDIRKLYAQTGMFTYDPGFLSTASCQSAITYIDGDKGELLYRGYPIEQLATTCDYMETCHLLLYGELPNGDQKKDFVSRVTNHTMVNEQMQFFLRGFRRDAHPMAIMTGLVGALSAFYHDSTDITNPEHREIAAIRLIAKMPTLVAMAYKYTVGQPYMYPKNNLSYAGNFLHMMFATPCEEYKVSPVLERALDRIFILHADHEQNASTSTVRLCGSSGTNPFAAIAAGVACLWGPAHGGANEAALNMLGDIQKNGGVEKIGDFIKQVKDKNSGVKLMGFGHRVYKNYDPRAKLMQETCKEVLHEMGLENDPLFKLAMALEKIALEDDYFVSRKLYPNVDFYSGIVQRAIGIPVPLFTAIFALARTVGWIAQLNEMIGDPEYKIGRPRQLFTGSIPRDVKPMAQR, from the coding sequence ATGAAGCTAGCTGACAACAAAGCCACCCTGTCCTTCAGCAACGGCAGCCCGAGCGTCGATTTGCCCGTTTACCACGGCAGTGTGGGCCCGGACGTTGTGGACATTCGCAAGCTGTACGCCCAGACAGGCATGTTCACCTACGACCCCGGTTTCCTGTCAACGGCTTCCTGCCAGTCCGCCATCACCTACATCGACGGCGACAAGGGTGAACTGCTGTACCGCGGCTACCCCATCGAGCAGCTCGCCACCACCTGCGACTACATGGAAACCTGCCATCTGCTGCTGTACGGCGAGTTGCCCAACGGTGACCAGAAGAAGGACTTTGTCAGCCGCGTGACCAACCACACCATGGTCAACGAGCAGATGCAGTTCTTCCTGCGCGGTTTCCGCCGTGATGCGCACCCGATGGCCATCATGACCGGCCTGGTCGGCGCGCTGTCTGCGTTCTATCACGACAGTACCGACATCACCAACCCCGAGCACCGCGAGATCGCCGCGATCCGGCTGATCGCCAAGATGCCGACGCTGGTCGCCATGGCCTACAAGTACACCGTGGGCCAGCCCTACATGTACCCGAAGAACAACCTGAGCTACGCCGGCAACTTCCTGCACATGATGTTTGCCACGCCCTGCGAAGAGTACAAGGTCAGCCCGGTGCTGGAACGCGCACTCGACCGCATCTTCATCCTGCACGCAGACCACGAGCAGAACGCCTCGACTTCCACGGTTCGCCTGTGCGGTTCGTCGGGTACCAATCCGTTTGCCGCCATTGCGGCCGGTGTGGCCTGCCTGTGGGGCCCGGCGCACGGCGGCGCCAACGAAGCTGCGCTGAACATGCTCGGCGACATCCAGAAAAATGGCGGCGTCGAGAAAATCGGCGACTTCATCAAGCAGGTCAAGGACAAGAACTCCGGCGTCAAGCTGATGGGCTTCGGTCACCGCGTTTACAAAAACTACGACCCGCGCGCCAAGCTGATGCAGGAAACCTGCAAGGAAGTGCTGCACGAGATGGGCCTGGAAAACGACCCGCTGTTCAAGCTGGCGATGGCCCTGGAAAAAATCGCGCTGGAAGACGACTACTTCGTGTCCCGCAAGCTCTACCCGAACGTGGACTTCTATTCCGGCATCGTGCAGCGCGCCATCGGCATTCCCGTGCCGCTGTTCACCGCAATCTTCGCGCTGGCCCGCACCGTCGGATGGATCGCCCAGCTCAACGAGATGATTGGCGACCCCGAGTACAAGATCGGCCGCCCGCGCCAGCTGTTCACCGGCTCGATTCCGCGTGACGTCAAGCCCATGGCCCAGCGTTAA